CATGTACGCAGCCGCACCTGCGCGGCATGCACGGGGCTTTTGTGGAGAGCATCAGCATGTCCACGACGCACAGCCTGTTCCCGCTCTTTGGCGGCTCGAAAATGCCCCAAAACAACGAACTGCTCATCCCGGGCGCCATGTACCTCTCCCCCAGGGAGTTCTACAACGGAGGAGAGGACCACGGCCCAGCCTGGGCCGACAAGAAGGACGGCCTCATCTGGCGCGGCACGGCGTCGGGCGGGCGCAACAAGCACGACAACTGGTGGCACTTCCACCGGCACAGATGGGTGCAGATGATGAACGCGTCCGTGCTCACCGCCATGGAAAGGGGGGACCCAACCGCCGCAAAGACGTTCAAGCTGCCCCCCCGCGAGAGGTACGCGGTCAAGGCACAGGCCGACGGAAGACTGGGCGAATGGCTCTCGCCCCTGTCGGACGCCGCCTTTGTCCACCTCGAGTGCTTCCCGGCCGTGGAGGACCGCGTGGGCACGTGGCCGTTTGGGCACGACGAGGTGCGCAAGACGTGCGCGTACACGTCGCCGTTTATGGAGGTCCGGCCGAGTCTGCCCATGAAGGAGCAGTACGGGTACAAGTTCCTGCCCGACGTGGACGGCAACTCGTTTAGCGGTCGGTGGAGGGCGTTTTTGCAGTCGACGAGCCTGCCGCTCAAGGCGACGATTTACACCGAGTGGCACGACGACAGGCTCGTGCCGTGGGTGCACTTCGTGCCGTTTGATAATACGTATCAGGATATTTATGGCGTCTTGGACTACTTTTTGGCTagggacgacgaggccgaggcgatTGCGGGACAGGGCAAGGACTGGGCCGAGAGGGTGCTGAGGAGGCAGGATATGAAGCTGTACGTGTGGCGGCTGTTGCTGGAGTATGCGAGGGTGCTGGACGATGCGAGGGATAACTTGGCGTTTGTGGGGGACCTGTTGAAGTAGGCCTGGGAGAATGCTTGTGTATTTTTGCTTGTATAGTCTATTGGATAGCTGGTGGCTGACTTGATACCCTGTGTGGAAATGTGTCGTGGCAGTTTGTAGATGGGACTGATGAAACTTTGCCGGCGTGTTGTGCGCCAAAGGACTTGCCACGAGTACCAGATGACGTATTCTGGGTCATCAAATGACATTGGAGTCATCTAACTGGCCTCGTCCTCTAGACGGCTCAAATTAAGTTGCAAGGTTTGAACTAGGCTAAAGGTTCAAACGAGAAGCTAATTCGCAAAAAGCACAACCGCTATTTTGTCTTGTCCGTTTTCAACTGCGCTGGATGGCTATAGGGGCTATTCACAACCTTCCCACCTTCTCCTTTTATGTGCCCCTATGCTGACCAACTTCATCATCCATATAGAACTGGCGTTGTGCCATTCCCAAGGACAACCAGACGACTTGACTGGTAAACCAGGCCACTTGTTTTGTGAAGAAGAGAGGTGTCAGCATATCTGGTTCTGGCTTTCCGGATATTCGTAAGAaattcttctccttggcttCGTCCATCTATAAGAGATATTCAAGTCAAAAGAAGGGCAGAATAGCAAGTGAAGAATAGTGGGGCCAATCGTTCCCCTCAAAGGCCAAGAGTCGAGACAAACCTCAACGTCAAACCAGACTCTTCTGTCCCCCCCAACGCACCATGAAGCGCATACTCATCTTggacggcggcctcggcaCGTCCCTCGAGCAAAAATACAACACCAAGTTCAACCCATCCACACCCCTCTGGTCGTCCGACCTCCTCGTCTCCGACCCCGCCACGCTCCTCCAATGCCAGAGCGACTTTGGAGACGTCCCCGTCGACATCCTTCTCACGGCAACCTACCAAGTCTCCATTGCAGGATTCGCCGGCACCAAAACGCCCAAATTTCCGCACGGCATCTCACCACTGGATATTCCCCCGTTCCTGGAAACAGCCGTGGCCGTTGCGGAAAATGCCACGCGCGCGCATCACGG
The DNA window shown above is from Metarhizium brunneum chromosome 1, complete sequence and carries:
- the CXT1_0 gene encoding Beta-1,2-xylosyltransferase 1 — protein: MFQASPTIAPFLRRRQLLRFLFLASSLYLVFWFWLPCLERLKTTEWMRHRAEARPQPKLNHSAPKNHPIDNLIRDANARLDNLLEKRSFTLQESAARYRERRGRHPPPGFDQWFAQALKDEAIVVEEFFDRIHHDINPFWAVDPRELRTQANTHPQVIRVRNGQVKFETDDPDRVPWINLWAKLVEDMMPHLPDLDMPINVMDEPRVLVPWDQINEYVGTERANRRLLDPQNTTNTFGTFKHVAEPKEHLHDPGWITNDAHRYWDHVRATCSPDDPSRTVSSLDSFDGPVDFPTEPMRYMFHGYVQNFSQAQNPCTQPHLRGMHGAFVESISMSTTHSLFPLFGGSKMPQNNELLIPGAMYLSPREFYNGGEDHGPAWADKKDGLIWRGTASGGRNKHDNWWHFHRHRWVQMMNASVLTAMERGDPTAAKTFKLPPRERYAVKAQADGRLGEWLSPLSDAAFVHLECFPAVEDRVGTWPFGHDEVRKTCAYTSPFMEVRPSLPMKEQYGYKFLPDVDGNSFSGRWRAFLQSTSLPLKATIYTEWHDDRLVPWVHFVPFDNTYQDIYGVLDYFLARDDEAEAIAGQGKDWAERVLRRQDMKLYVWRLLLEYARVLDDARDNLAFVGDLLK